From the genome of Papaver somniferum cultivar HN1 chromosome 2, ASM357369v1, whole genome shotgun sequence, one region includes:
- the LOC113348256 gene encoding protein trichome birefringence-like 19 gives MKEFHFSKLFSFTGTIKILQIHTPKFVLLIASTLILVTVVFHHHHHHHLTSLSTLKYRNPNCNIFEGEWVWNPNATYYTNTTCNHIHNHQNCMKFGRPDTDFLKWRWKPNDCELPIFDPFKFLELVRGKALAFVGDSVGRNHMQSLLCLLSKVERPTDVSYREDQEFQRWYYPSYNFTVAVFWTPYLVRTTHAEVNGTTITGLINLYLDEYDLEWTTQIDEFDYIIISAGQWFFRPTVFYENNKLVGCFKCLKDGVKSLELSYGYGKAFQTAFRAINSSPNFKGTSYLRTFSPAHFENGIWNEGANCARKKPLKSSEITLDYGALWLYNAQVEEFKVAEEEGKRNGKQFRLLNTTHAMFMRPDGHPSSYGHWPQENVTSYNDCVHWCLPGPIDSWSDFLLEMLRRDD, from the exons ATGAAAGAGTTTCACTTCTCGAAACTTTTTTCTTTCACTGGAACCATCAAAATTCTCCAGATTCATACACCAAAATTCGTTCTTCTAATAGCATCAACCTTAATTCTTGTCACAGTAgtttttcatcatcatcatcaccatcatctcaCTTCTTTGTCGACTTTGAAGTACAGGAATCCGAATTGCAACATTTTTGAGGGAGAATGGGTTTGGAATCCAAATGCCACATACTACACGAATACAACATGTAATCACATACATAATCATCAAAACTGCATGAAGTTTGGCCGGCCAGATACTGATTTTTTGAAGTGGAGGTGGAAGCCAAATGACTGTGAACTACCTATCTTCGATCCATTTAAGTTTTTGGAGCTTGTACGTGGAAAAGCTTTGGCCTTTGTTGGAGATTCTGTTGGAAGAAATCATATGCAGTCTTTGTTGTGTCTCCTCTCAAAG GTGGAGAGACCAACTGACGTTTCATACAGAGAAGACCAAGAATTCCAACGATGGTACTACCCCAGCTACAATTTTACTGTTGCCGTTTTCTGGACACCATATTTAGTAAGAACTACACACGCAGAAGTCAACGGAACAACTATTACTGGCCTCATCAATTTATACCTGGACGAATACGACTTAGAATGGACAACCCAGATCGATGAATTTGATTACATAATCATCTCTGCTGGACAATGGTTTTTCCGTCCCACAGTGTTTTACGAAAACAATAAACTCGTGGGTTGCTTTAAGTGTTTGAAGGACGGTGTCAAAAGTCTTGAATTGTCTTATGGTTATGGAAAGGCATTTCAAACAGCGTTCAGAGCAATAAATAGTTCACCGAATTTTAAAGGTACATCATACTTGAGAACATTTTCACCGGCGCATTTTGAGAATGGAATATGGAATGAAGGAGCGAATTGTGCAAGGAAGAAGCCGTTAAAGAGTAGTGAAATTACATTGGACTATGGAGCTTTATGGTTGTACAATGCTCAAGTGGAGGAATTTAAGGTTGCTGAAGAGGAGGGAAAGAGGAATGGAAAGCAATTTAGGCTACTCAATACAACACATGCAATGTTTATGAGACCGGATGGACATCCAAGTAGTTATGGGCATTGGCCACAAGAGAATGTAACGTCGTATAATGACTGTGTTCATTGGTGTTTGCCTGGTCCTATTGATTCATGGAGTGATTTCTTACTGGAGATGTTGAGAAGGGATGACTAA